The Xanthomonas rydalmerensis genomic interval GTCGTCGCCGGCGTCGTCGGCGGTCTTGAGCACCTTGCGCGCGGTGCGGCACACCGCCTCGTTGCCGACCACCAGCTGGCGCACCATCTCGCGCCAGTCGGCGCTGTCGCTGAGGCCTTCCTCTTCCGGGATCGAGGTCAGCGCGGCGTACTCCTTGTACGACCCCGGGGCGTTGAAGCCCAGGGCGCGGATGCGCTCGGCGACGTCGTCCAGCGCCGCCCACTGTTCGGTGTACTGGGTCTCGAACATCAGGTGCAGCGAGTTGAACATCGACCCGGTCACGTTCCAGTGGAAGTTGTGGGTCTTCAGGTACAGGGTGAAGGCGTCGGCCATGTAGTGCGACAGGCCGTCGGCGATCTTCTTGCGATCGCCGCCGCCGATCCCGATATCGATATTGGGCGCGGACGGCGCCAGCCCGGCCAGCGGCTGGCCGGCGAGGGCCTTGCTGGCGGAGTTCTTGGTCTTGCCGGGGGTCTTGCTCTTGGCCATTGGAGTTCCTCCTGGGGGTTACGGACGAGATGGCGTCACAATAGACAGACTAAAGCATGTGCTGTGATTCAACGTTCAATGGCATCCGATTGATGAACGCTATCGAAAAACCTTCCGTGCCGGCACGCCTGCGCGAACGCCGCGCCGCGATCGACGGCGCGCTGACCCGCGACCGCGGCCGCTTGCTGGGCCTATGGTCGCGCTGGCAGGCCGCGCCCGGCAATGCCGCGCTGGAGACGGCGTTCGAGCAGGCGCTGCAGACGTCGCAGGCGCGCTGTGCCGCGCGCGCGGCGCAACATCCGGCGATCACCCTCGACCCGCAGTTGCCGATCGCGCGCGAGGCCGAGCGCATCGTCGCGCTGATCCGCGAGCACCAGGTGGTGGTGATCGCCGGCGAGACCGGCTCGGGCAAGACCACGCAGTTGCCGAAGCTGTGCCTGGCCGCCGGTCGCGGCGCCGCCGGCATGATCGGCTGCACCCAGCCGCGGCGCATCGCCGCGCGTGCGGTGGCCAGCCGCGTGGCCGAGGAGCTGCGCACGCCGGTGGGCGAGACGGTGGGCTTCCAGGTGCGCTTCAACGACCGGGTTGGCGAGCAGACCCGGATCAAGTTCATGACCGACGGCATCCTGCTGGCCGAGATCGCCAGCGACCGCTGGCTGTCCAGCTACGACACGATCATCGTCGACGAGGCGCACGAGCGCAGCCTCAACATCGATTTCCTGCTCGGCTATCTGAAGCAGTTGCTGCACAAACGCCCGGACCTGAAGGTCATCGTGACCTCGGCGACGATCGACACTGCACGCTTCGCCGCGCATTTCGACGATGCGCCGGTGATCAGCGTGGAAGGCCGCACCTATCCGGTGGAGGTGCGTTACCGGCCGCTTGAGGAGCCGGGATTGGGGAGTGGGGATTTGGGATTGGAAGAAGCGCGCGAGCCCCAACGTTCGCCGCGAACCGCCTCAGCGAATCCCGAATCCCGAATCCCCA includes:
- a CDS encoding Dps family protein, producing MAKSKTPGKTKNSASKALAGQPLAGLAPSAPNIDIGIGGGDRKKIADGLSHYMADAFTLYLKTHNFHWNVTGSMFNSLHLMFETQYTEQWAALDDVAERIRALGFNAPGSYKEYAALTSIPEEEGLSDSADWREMVRQLVVGNEAVCRTARKVLKTADDAGDDPSVDMLTQRLQTHEKYAWMLRSLLQ